A window of Dehalococcoidia bacterium contains these coding sequences:
- a CDS encoding adenine phosphoribosyltransferase yields MPPKLDLRSFIRDVPDFPQPGVLFRDITPLLGSAEALRQAVDWYCEVADAMRPQAVVGIESRGFLFGTPVATRLGLPFVPVRKPGKLPAQRMTVEYALEYGENQLDIHADALRPGQTAVIIDDLIATGGTAAGAAKLVEFIGGRVAGCVFLIELAGLRGRERLDYPVETLIRYE; encoded by the coding sequence GTGCCGCCGAAGCTAGACCTGCGGTCGTTCATCCGGGACGTGCCTGACTTTCCGCAGCCGGGAGTCCTCTTCCGCGACATCACGCCCCTCCTCGGGAGCGCCGAGGCGCTGCGGCAGGCGGTGGACTGGTACTGCGAGGTTGCGGATGCCATGCGGCCGCAGGCGGTCGTGGGCATAGAGTCGCGCGGGTTCCTGTTTGGCACACCCGTGGCGACGCGGCTGGGCCTGCCTTTCGTGCCGGTGCGAAAGCCGGGCAAACTCCCGGCGCAGCGCATGACGGTCGAGTACGCGCTCGAGTACGGGGAGAACCAACTCGACATCCACGCTGACGCCCTGAGGCCAGGGCAGACGGCCGTGATCATCGACGACCTCATTGCGACTGGTGGGACGGCGGCGGGCGCCGCGAAGCTGGTCGAGTTCATCGGCGGACGCGTGGCCGGCTGCGTGTTCCTGATCGAGCTCGCAGGTCTGCGGGGCCGGGAGCGCCTGGACTACCCGGTGGAGACGCTGATCCGCTATGAGTAG